One Homo sapiens chromosome 3, GRCh38.p14 Primary Assembly genomic window carries:
- the MBD4 gene encoding methyl-CpG-binding domain protein 4 isoform 1 (isoform 1 is encoded by transcript variant 1), with translation MGTTGLESLSLGDRGAAPTVTSSERLVPDPPNDLRKEDVAMELERVGEDEEQMMIKRSSECNPLLQEPIASAQFGATAGTECRKSVPCGWERVVKQRLFGKTAGRFDVYFISPQGLKFRSKSSLANYLHKNGETSLKPEDFDFTVLSKRGIKSRYKDCSMAALTSHLQNQSNNSNWNLRTRSKCKKDVFMPPSSSSELQESRGLSNFTSTHLLLKEDEGVDDVNFRKVRKPKGKVTILKGIPIKKTKKGCRKSCSGFVQSDSKRESVCNKADAESEPVAQKSQLDRTVCISDAGACGETLSVTSEENSLVKKKERSLSSGSNFCSEQKTSGIINKFCSAKDSEHNEKYEDTFLESEEIGTKVEVVERKEHLHTDILKRGSEMDNNCSPTRKDFTGEKIFQEDTIPRTQIERRKTSLYFSSKYNKEALSPPRRKAFKKWTPPRSPFNLVQETLFHDPWKLLIATIFLNRTSGKMAIPVLWKFLEKYPSAEVARTADWRDVSELLKPLGLYDLRAKTIVKFSDEYLTKQWKYPIELHGIGKYGNDSYRIFCVNEWKQVHPEDHKLNKYHDWLWENHEKLSLS, from the exons ATGGGCACGACTGGGCTGGAGAGTCTGAGTCTGGGGGACCGCGGAGCTGCCCCCACCGTCACCTCTAGTGAGCGCCTAGTCCCAGACCCGCCGAATGACCTCCG CAAAGAAGATGTTGCTATGGAATTGGAAAGAGTGGGAGAAGATGAGGAACAAATGATGATAAAAAGAAGCAGTGAATGTAATCCCTTGCTACAAGAACCCATCGCTTCTGCTCAGTTTGGTGCTACTGCAGGAACAGAATGCCGTAAGTCTGTCCCATGTGGATGGGAAAGAGTTGTGAAGCAAAGGTTATTTGGGAAGACAGCAGGAAGATTTGATGTGTACTTTATCAG CCCACAAGGACTGAAGTTCAGATCCAAAAGTTCACTTGCTAATTATCTTCACAAAAATGGAGAGACTTCTCTTAAGCCAGAAGATTTTGATTTTACTGTACTTTCTAAAAGGGGTATCAAGTCAAGATATAAAGACTGCAGCATGGCAGCCCTGACATCCCATCTACAAAACCAAAGTAACAATTCAAACTGGAACCTCAGGACCCGAAGCAAGTGCAAAAAGGATGTGTTTATGCCGCCAAGTAGTAGTTCAGAGTTGCAGGAGAGCAGAGGACTCTCTAACTTTACTTCCActcatttgcttttgaaagaagatgAGGGTGTTGATGATGTTAACTTCAGAAAGGTTAGAAAGCCCAAAGGAAAGGTGactattttgaaaggaatcccaattaagaaaactaaaaaaggaTGTAGGAAGAGCTGTTCAGGTTTTGTTCAAAGTGATAGCAAAAGAGAATCTGTGTGTAATAAAGCAGATGCTGAAAGTGAACCTGTTGCACAAAAAAGTCAGCTTGATAGAACTGTCTGCATTTCTGATGCTGGAGCATGTGGTGAGACCCTCAGTGTGACCAGTGAAGAAAACagccttgtaaaaaaaaaagaaagatcattgAGTTCAGGATCAAATTTTTGTTCTGAACAAAAAACTTCTGGCATCATAAACAAATTTTGTTCAGCCAAAGACTCAGAACACAACGAGAAGTATGAGGATACCTTTTTAGAATCTGAAGAAATCGGAACAAAAGTAGAAGTTGTGGAAAGGAAAGAACATTTGCATACTGACATTTTAAAACGTGGCTCTGAAATGGACAACAACTGCTCACCAACCAGGAAAGACTTCACtggtgagaaaatatttcaag aAGATACCATCCCACGAACACagatagaaagaaggaaaacaagccTGTATTTTTCCAGCAAATATAACAAAGAAG CTCTTAGCCCCCCACGACGTAAAGCCTTTAAGAAATGGACACCTCCTCGGTCACCTTTTAATCTCGTTCAAGAAACACTTTTTCATGATCCATGGAAGCTTCTCATCGCTACTATATTTCTCAATCGGACCTCAG GCAAAATGGCAATACCTGTGCTTTGGAAGTTTCTGGAGAAGTATCCTTCAGCTGAGGTAGCAAGAACCGCAGACTGGAGAGATGTGTCAGAACTTCTTAAACCTCTTGGTCTCTACGATCTTCGGGCAAAAACCATTGTCAAGTTCTCAG ATGAATACCTGACAAAGCAGTGGAAGTATCCAATTGAGCTTCATGGGATTGGTAAATATGGCAACGACTCTTACCGAATTTTTTGTGTCAATGAGTGGAAGCAG GTGCACCCTGAAGaccacaaattaaataaatatcatgACTGGCTTTGGGAAAATCATGAAAAATTAAGTCTATCTTAA
- the MBD4 gene encoding methyl-CpG-binding domain protein 4 isoform 2 (isoform 2 is encoded by transcript variant 2) gives MGTTGLESLSLGDRGAAPTVTSSERLVPDPPNDLRKEDVAMELERVGEDEEQMMIKRSSECNPLLQEPIASAQFGATAGTECRKSVPCGWERVVKQRLFGKTAGRFDVYFISPQGLKFRSKSSLANYLHKNGETSLKPEDFDFTVLSKRGIKSRYKDCSMAALTSHLQNQSNNSNWNLRTRSKCKKDVFMPPSSSSELQESRGLSNFTSTHLLLKEDEGVDDVNFRKVRKPKGKVTILKGIPIKKTKKGCRKSCSGFVQSDSKRESVCNKADAESEPVAQKSQLDRTVCISDAGACGETLSVTSEENSLVKKKERSLSSGSNFCSEQKTSGIINKFCSAKDSEHNEKYEDTFLESEEIGTKVEVVERKEHLHTDILKRGSEMDNNCSPTRKDFTEDTIPRTQIERRKTSLYFSSKYNKEALSPPRRKAFKKWTPPRSPFNLVQETLFHDPWKLLIATIFLNRTSGKMAIPVLWKFLEKYPSAEVARTADWRDVSELLKPLGLYDLRAKTIVKFSDEYLTKQWKYPIELHGIGKYGNDSYRIFCVNEWKQVHPEDHKLNKYHDWLWENHEKLSLS, from the exons ATGGGCACGACTGGGCTGGAGAGTCTGAGTCTGGGGGACCGCGGAGCTGCCCCCACCGTCACCTCTAGTGAGCGCCTAGTCCCAGACCCGCCGAATGACCTCCG CAAAGAAGATGTTGCTATGGAATTGGAAAGAGTGGGAGAAGATGAGGAACAAATGATGATAAAAAGAAGCAGTGAATGTAATCCCTTGCTACAAGAACCCATCGCTTCTGCTCAGTTTGGTGCTACTGCAGGAACAGAATGCCGTAAGTCTGTCCCATGTGGATGGGAAAGAGTTGTGAAGCAAAGGTTATTTGGGAAGACAGCAGGAAGATTTGATGTGTACTTTATCAG CCCACAAGGACTGAAGTTCAGATCCAAAAGTTCACTTGCTAATTATCTTCACAAAAATGGAGAGACTTCTCTTAAGCCAGAAGATTTTGATTTTACTGTACTTTCTAAAAGGGGTATCAAGTCAAGATATAAAGACTGCAGCATGGCAGCCCTGACATCCCATCTACAAAACCAAAGTAACAATTCAAACTGGAACCTCAGGACCCGAAGCAAGTGCAAAAAGGATGTGTTTATGCCGCCAAGTAGTAGTTCAGAGTTGCAGGAGAGCAGAGGACTCTCTAACTTTACTTCCActcatttgcttttgaaagaagatgAGGGTGTTGATGATGTTAACTTCAGAAAGGTTAGAAAGCCCAAAGGAAAGGTGactattttgaaaggaatcccaattaagaaaactaaaaaaggaTGTAGGAAGAGCTGTTCAGGTTTTGTTCAAAGTGATAGCAAAAGAGAATCTGTGTGTAATAAAGCAGATGCTGAAAGTGAACCTGTTGCACAAAAAAGTCAGCTTGATAGAACTGTCTGCATTTCTGATGCTGGAGCATGTGGTGAGACCCTCAGTGTGACCAGTGAAGAAAACagccttgtaaaaaaaaaagaaagatcattgAGTTCAGGATCAAATTTTTGTTCTGAACAAAAAACTTCTGGCATCATAAACAAATTTTGTTCAGCCAAAGACTCAGAACACAACGAGAAGTATGAGGATACCTTTTTAGAATCTGAAGAAATCGGAACAAAAGTAGAAGTTGTGGAAAGGAAAGAACATTTGCATACTGACATTTTAAAACGTGGCTCTGAAATGGACAACAACTGCTCACCAACCAGGAAAGACTTCACtg aAGATACCATCCCACGAACACagatagaaagaaggaaaacaagccTGTATTTTTCCAGCAAATATAACAAAGAAG CTCTTAGCCCCCCACGACGTAAAGCCTTTAAGAAATGGACACCTCCTCGGTCACCTTTTAATCTCGTTCAAGAAACACTTTTTCATGATCCATGGAAGCTTCTCATCGCTACTATATTTCTCAATCGGACCTCAG GCAAAATGGCAATACCTGTGCTTTGGAAGTTTCTGGAGAAGTATCCTTCAGCTGAGGTAGCAAGAACCGCAGACTGGAGAGATGTGTCAGAACTTCTTAAACCTCTTGGTCTCTACGATCTTCGGGCAAAAACCATTGTCAAGTTCTCAG ATGAATACCTGACAAAGCAGTGGAAGTATCCAATTGAGCTTCATGGGATTGGTAAATATGGCAACGACTCTTACCGAATTTTTTGTGTCAATGAGTGGAAGCAG GTGCACCCTGAAGaccacaaattaaataaatatcatgACTGGCTTTGGGAAAATCATGAAAAATTAAGTCTATCTTAA
- the MBD4 gene encoding methyl-CpG-binding domain protein 4 isoform 5 (isoform 5 is encoded by transcript variant 5), with product MGTTGLESLSLGDRGAAPTVTSSERLVPDPPNDLRKEDVAMELERVGEDEEQMMIKRSSECNPLLQEPIASAQFGATAGTECQDTIPRTQIERRKTSLYFSSKYNKEALSPPRRKAFKKWTPPRSPFNLVQETLFHDPWKLLIATIFLNRTSGKMAIPVLWKFLEKYPSAEVARTADWRDVSELLKPLGLYDLRAKTIVKFSDEYLTKQWKYPIELHGIGKYGNDSYRIFCVNEWKQVHPEDHKLNKYHDWLWENHEKLSLS from the exons ATGGGCACGACTGGGCTGGAGAGTCTGAGTCTGGGGGACCGCGGAGCTGCCCCCACCGTCACCTCTAGTGAGCGCCTAGTCCCAGACCCGCCGAATGACCTCCG CAAAGAAGATGTTGCTATGGAATTGGAAAGAGTGGGAGAAGATGAGGAACAAATGATGATAAAAAGAAGCAGTGAATGTAATCCCTTGCTACAAGAACCCATCGCTTCTGCTCAGTTTGGTGCTACTGCAGGAACAGAATGCC aAGATACCATCCCACGAACACagatagaaagaaggaaaacaagccTGTATTTTTCCAGCAAATATAACAAAGAAG CTCTTAGCCCCCCACGACGTAAAGCCTTTAAGAAATGGACACCTCCTCGGTCACCTTTTAATCTCGTTCAAGAAACACTTTTTCATGATCCATGGAAGCTTCTCATCGCTACTATATTTCTCAATCGGACCTCAG GCAAAATGGCAATACCTGTGCTTTGGAAGTTTCTGGAGAAGTATCCTTCAGCTGAGGTAGCAAGAACCGCAGACTGGAGAGATGTGTCAGAACTTCTTAAACCTCTTGGTCTCTACGATCTTCGGGCAAAAACCATTGTCAAGTTCTCAG ATGAATACCTGACAAAGCAGTGGAAGTATCCAATTGAGCTTCATGGGATTGGTAAATATGGCAACGACTCTTACCGAATTTTTTGTGTCAATGAGTGGAAGCAG GTGCACCCTGAAGaccacaaattaaataaatatcatgACTGGCTTTGGGAAAATCATGAAAAATTAAGTCTATCTTAA
- the MBD4 gene encoding methyl-CpG-binding domain protein 4 isoform 4 (isoform 4 is encoded by transcript variant 4) produces MGTTGLESLSLGDRGAAPTVTSSERLVPDPPNDLRKEDVAMELERVGEDEEQMMIKRSSECNPLLQEPIASAQFGATAGTECRKSVPCGWERVVKQRLFGKTAGRFDVYFISPQGLKFRSKSSLANYLHKNGETSLKPEDFDFTVLSKRGIKSRYKDCSMAALTSHLQNQSNNSNWNLRTRSKCKKDVFMPPSSSSELQESRGLSNFTSTHLLLKEDEGVDDVNFRKVRKPKGKVTILKGIPIKKTKKGCRKSCSGFVQSDSKRESVCNKADAESEPVAQKSQLDRTVCISDAGACGETLSVTSEENSLVKKKERSLSSGSNFCSEQKTSGIINKFCSAKDSEHNEKYEDTFLESEEIGTKVEVVERKEHLHTDILKRGSEMDNNCSPTRKDFTGEKIFQEDTIPRTQIERRKTSLYFSSKYNKEALSPPRRKAFKKWTPPRSPFNLVQETLFHDPWKLLIATIFLNRTSGKMAIPVLWKFLEKYPSAEVARTADWRDVSELLKPLGLYDLRAKTIVKFSDEYLTKQWKYPIELHGIGAP; encoded by the exons ATGGGCACGACTGGGCTGGAGAGTCTGAGTCTGGGGGACCGCGGAGCTGCCCCCACCGTCACCTCTAGTGAGCGCCTAGTCCCAGACCCGCCGAATGACCTCCG CAAAGAAGATGTTGCTATGGAATTGGAAAGAGTGGGAGAAGATGAGGAACAAATGATGATAAAAAGAAGCAGTGAATGTAATCCCTTGCTACAAGAACCCATCGCTTCTGCTCAGTTTGGTGCTACTGCAGGAACAGAATGCCGTAAGTCTGTCCCATGTGGATGGGAAAGAGTTGTGAAGCAAAGGTTATTTGGGAAGACAGCAGGAAGATTTGATGTGTACTTTATCAG CCCACAAGGACTGAAGTTCAGATCCAAAAGTTCACTTGCTAATTATCTTCACAAAAATGGAGAGACTTCTCTTAAGCCAGAAGATTTTGATTTTACTGTACTTTCTAAAAGGGGTATCAAGTCAAGATATAAAGACTGCAGCATGGCAGCCCTGACATCCCATCTACAAAACCAAAGTAACAATTCAAACTGGAACCTCAGGACCCGAAGCAAGTGCAAAAAGGATGTGTTTATGCCGCCAAGTAGTAGTTCAGAGTTGCAGGAGAGCAGAGGACTCTCTAACTTTACTTCCActcatttgcttttgaaagaagatgAGGGTGTTGATGATGTTAACTTCAGAAAGGTTAGAAAGCCCAAAGGAAAGGTGactattttgaaaggaatcccaattaagaaaactaaaaaaggaTGTAGGAAGAGCTGTTCAGGTTTTGTTCAAAGTGATAGCAAAAGAGAATCTGTGTGTAATAAAGCAGATGCTGAAAGTGAACCTGTTGCACAAAAAAGTCAGCTTGATAGAACTGTCTGCATTTCTGATGCTGGAGCATGTGGTGAGACCCTCAGTGTGACCAGTGAAGAAAACagccttgtaaaaaaaaaagaaagatcattgAGTTCAGGATCAAATTTTTGTTCTGAACAAAAAACTTCTGGCATCATAAACAAATTTTGTTCAGCCAAAGACTCAGAACACAACGAGAAGTATGAGGATACCTTTTTAGAATCTGAAGAAATCGGAACAAAAGTAGAAGTTGTGGAAAGGAAAGAACATTTGCATACTGACATTTTAAAACGTGGCTCTGAAATGGACAACAACTGCTCACCAACCAGGAAAGACTTCACtggtgagaaaatatttcaag aAGATACCATCCCACGAACACagatagaaagaaggaaaacaagccTGTATTTTTCCAGCAAATATAACAAAGAAG CTCTTAGCCCCCCACGACGTAAAGCCTTTAAGAAATGGACACCTCCTCGGTCACCTTTTAATCTCGTTCAAGAAACACTTTTTCATGATCCATGGAAGCTTCTCATCGCTACTATATTTCTCAATCGGACCTCAG GCAAAATGGCAATACCTGTGCTTTGGAAGTTTCTGGAGAAGTATCCTTCAGCTGAGGTAGCAAGAACCGCAGACTGGAGAGATGTGTCAGAACTTCTTAAACCTCTTGGTCTCTACGATCTTCGGGCAAAAACCATTGTCAAGTTCTCAG ATGAATACCTGACAAAGCAGTGGAAGTATCCAATTGAGCTTCATGGGATTG GTGCACCCTGA
- the MBD4 gene encoding methyl-CpG-binding domain protein 4 isoform X2 encodes MGTTGLESLSLGDRGAAPTVTSSERLVPDPPNDLRKEDVAMELERVGEDEEQMMIKRSSECNPLLQEPIASAQFGATAGTECRKSVPCGWERVVKQRLFGKTAGRFDVYFISPQGLKFRSKSSLANYLHKNGETSLKPEDFDFTVLSKRGIKSRYKDCSMAALTSHLQNQSNNSNWNLRTRSKCKKDVFMPPSSSSELQESRGLSNFTSTHLLLKEDEGVDDVNFRKVRKPKGKVTILKGIPIKKTKKGCRKSCSGFVQSDSKRESVCNKADAESEPVAQKSQLDRTVCISDAGACGETLSVTSEENSLVKKKERSLSSGSNFCSEQKTSGIINKFCSAKDSEHNEKYEDTFLESEEIGTKVEVVERKEHLHTDILKRGSEMDNNCSPTRKDFTEDTIPRTQIERRKTSLYFSSKYNKEALSPPRRKAFKKWTPPRSPFNLVQETLFHDPWKLLIATIFLNRTSGKMAIPVLWKFLEKYPSAEVARTADWRDVSELLKPLGLYDLRAKTIVKFSDEYLTKQWKYPIELHGIGAP; translated from the exons ATGGGCACGACTGGGCTGGAGAGTCTGAGTCTGGGGGACCGCGGAGCTGCCCCCACCGTCACCTCTAGTGAGCGCCTAGTCCCAGACCCGCCGAATGACCTCCG CAAAGAAGATGTTGCTATGGAATTGGAAAGAGTGGGAGAAGATGAGGAACAAATGATGATAAAAAGAAGCAGTGAATGTAATCCCTTGCTACAAGAACCCATCGCTTCTGCTCAGTTTGGTGCTACTGCAGGAACAGAATGCCGTAAGTCTGTCCCATGTGGATGGGAAAGAGTTGTGAAGCAAAGGTTATTTGGGAAGACAGCAGGAAGATTTGATGTGTACTTTATCAG CCCACAAGGACTGAAGTTCAGATCCAAAAGTTCACTTGCTAATTATCTTCACAAAAATGGAGAGACTTCTCTTAAGCCAGAAGATTTTGATTTTACTGTACTTTCTAAAAGGGGTATCAAGTCAAGATATAAAGACTGCAGCATGGCAGCCCTGACATCCCATCTACAAAACCAAAGTAACAATTCAAACTGGAACCTCAGGACCCGAAGCAAGTGCAAAAAGGATGTGTTTATGCCGCCAAGTAGTAGTTCAGAGTTGCAGGAGAGCAGAGGACTCTCTAACTTTACTTCCActcatttgcttttgaaagaagatgAGGGTGTTGATGATGTTAACTTCAGAAAGGTTAGAAAGCCCAAAGGAAAGGTGactattttgaaaggaatcccaattaagaaaactaaaaaaggaTGTAGGAAGAGCTGTTCAGGTTTTGTTCAAAGTGATAGCAAAAGAGAATCTGTGTGTAATAAAGCAGATGCTGAAAGTGAACCTGTTGCACAAAAAAGTCAGCTTGATAGAACTGTCTGCATTTCTGATGCTGGAGCATGTGGTGAGACCCTCAGTGTGACCAGTGAAGAAAACagccttgtaaaaaaaaaagaaagatcattgAGTTCAGGATCAAATTTTTGTTCTGAACAAAAAACTTCTGGCATCATAAACAAATTTTGTTCAGCCAAAGACTCAGAACACAACGAGAAGTATGAGGATACCTTTTTAGAATCTGAAGAAATCGGAACAAAAGTAGAAGTTGTGGAAAGGAAAGAACATTTGCATACTGACATTTTAAAACGTGGCTCTGAAATGGACAACAACTGCTCACCAACCAGGAAAGACTTCACtg aAGATACCATCCCACGAACACagatagaaagaaggaaaacaagccTGTATTTTTCCAGCAAATATAACAAAGAAG CTCTTAGCCCCCCACGACGTAAAGCCTTTAAGAAATGGACACCTCCTCGGTCACCTTTTAATCTCGTTCAAGAAACACTTTTTCATGATCCATGGAAGCTTCTCATCGCTACTATATTTCTCAATCGGACCTCAG GCAAAATGGCAATACCTGTGCTTTGGAAGTTTCTGGAGAAGTATCCTTCAGCTGAGGTAGCAAGAACCGCAGACTGGAGAGATGTGTCAGAACTTCTTAAACCTCTTGGTCTCTACGATCTTCGGGCAAAAACCATTGTCAAGTTCTCAG ATGAATACCTGACAAAGCAGTGGAAGTATCCAATTGAGCTTCATGGGATTG GTGCACCCTGA
- the MBD4 gene encoding methyl-CpG-binding domain protein 4 isoform X1: protein MGTTGLESLSLGDRGAAPTVTSSERLVPDPPNDLRKEDVAMELERVGEDEEQMMIKRSSECNPLLQEPIASAQFGATAGTECRKSVPCGWERVVKQRLFGKTAGRFDVYFISPQGLKFRSKSSLANYLHKNGETSLKPEDFDFTVLSKRGIKSRYKDCSMAALTSHLQNQSNNSNWNLRTRSKCKKDVFMPPSSSSELQESRGLSNFTSTHLLLKEDEGVDDVNFRKVRKPKGKVTILKGIPIKKTKKGCRKSCSGFVQSDSKRESVCNKADAESEPVAQKSQLDRTVCISDAGACGETLSVTSEENSLVKKKERSLSSGSNFCSEQKTSGIINKFCSAKDSEHNEKYEDTFLESEEIGTKVEVVERKEHLHTDILKRGSEMDNNCSPTRKDFTEDTIPRTQIERRKTSLYFSSKYNKEALSPPRRKAFKKWTPPRSPFNLVQETLFHDPWKLLIATIFLNRTSGKMAIPVLWKFLEKYPSAEVARTADWRDVSELLKPLGLYDLRAKTIVKFSDEYLTKQWKYPIELHGIGKYGNDSYRIFCVNEWKQVRLTPIHNSAHLVSEAK, encoded by the exons ATGGGCACGACTGGGCTGGAGAGTCTGAGTCTGGGGGACCGCGGAGCTGCCCCCACCGTCACCTCTAGTGAGCGCCTAGTCCCAGACCCGCCGAATGACCTCCG CAAAGAAGATGTTGCTATGGAATTGGAAAGAGTGGGAGAAGATGAGGAACAAATGATGATAAAAAGAAGCAGTGAATGTAATCCCTTGCTACAAGAACCCATCGCTTCTGCTCAGTTTGGTGCTACTGCAGGAACAGAATGCCGTAAGTCTGTCCCATGTGGATGGGAAAGAGTTGTGAAGCAAAGGTTATTTGGGAAGACAGCAGGAAGATTTGATGTGTACTTTATCAG CCCACAAGGACTGAAGTTCAGATCCAAAAGTTCACTTGCTAATTATCTTCACAAAAATGGAGAGACTTCTCTTAAGCCAGAAGATTTTGATTTTACTGTACTTTCTAAAAGGGGTATCAAGTCAAGATATAAAGACTGCAGCATGGCAGCCCTGACATCCCATCTACAAAACCAAAGTAACAATTCAAACTGGAACCTCAGGACCCGAAGCAAGTGCAAAAAGGATGTGTTTATGCCGCCAAGTAGTAGTTCAGAGTTGCAGGAGAGCAGAGGACTCTCTAACTTTACTTCCActcatttgcttttgaaagaagatgAGGGTGTTGATGATGTTAACTTCAGAAAGGTTAGAAAGCCCAAAGGAAAGGTGactattttgaaaggaatcccaattaagaaaactaaaaaaggaTGTAGGAAGAGCTGTTCAGGTTTTGTTCAAAGTGATAGCAAAAGAGAATCTGTGTGTAATAAAGCAGATGCTGAAAGTGAACCTGTTGCACAAAAAAGTCAGCTTGATAGAACTGTCTGCATTTCTGATGCTGGAGCATGTGGTGAGACCCTCAGTGTGACCAGTGAAGAAAACagccttgtaaaaaaaaaagaaagatcattgAGTTCAGGATCAAATTTTTGTTCTGAACAAAAAACTTCTGGCATCATAAACAAATTTTGTTCAGCCAAAGACTCAGAACACAACGAGAAGTATGAGGATACCTTTTTAGAATCTGAAGAAATCGGAACAAAAGTAGAAGTTGTGGAAAGGAAAGAACATTTGCATACTGACATTTTAAAACGTGGCTCTGAAATGGACAACAACTGCTCACCAACCAGGAAAGACTTCACtg aAGATACCATCCCACGAACACagatagaaagaaggaaaacaagccTGTATTTTTCCAGCAAATATAACAAAGAAG CTCTTAGCCCCCCACGACGTAAAGCCTTTAAGAAATGGACACCTCCTCGGTCACCTTTTAATCTCGTTCAAGAAACACTTTTTCATGATCCATGGAAGCTTCTCATCGCTACTATATTTCTCAATCGGACCTCAG GCAAAATGGCAATACCTGTGCTTTGGAAGTTTCTGGAGAAGTATCCTTCAGCTGAGGTAGCAAGAACCGCAGACTGGAGAGATGTGTCAGAACTTCTTAAACCTCTTGGTCTCTACGATCTTCGGGCAAAAACCATTGTCAAGTTCTCAG ATGAATACCTGACAAAGCAGTGGAAGTATCCAATTGAGCTTCATGGGATTGGTAAATATGGCAACGACTCTTACCGAATTTTTTGTGTCAATGAGTGGAAGCAGGTGAGGCTCACTCCCATCCATAATTCAGCACATTTGGTCTCTGAGGCAAAATAA